A DNA window from Rhizobium sp. NXC14 contains the following coding sequences:
- a CDS encoding L,D-transpeptidase has product MKFLRRVLPIAGLMIAVAPLSGCNILIPDVAADSPARFVQETSPVFYQPPGVDPRRVRPIPDQPVPQTRELYKTQFHQTYGLPLTNPVHMAMYGEQRVEDFTLPAIPVSRIQPQFLRQEVDYQTTERPGTVVVDTKARFLYLVEANGKAMRYGVGLGRDGYAWSGRGVIQWKQKWPRWTPPVEMVSRQPEVRAFSAENGGMNPGLQNPLGARAMYIFKDGQDTLYRIHGTPDWQSIGKATSSGCVRMLNQDVVDLYDRLPAKAEIVVM; this is encoded by the coding sequence ATGAAATTTCTGCGTCGCGTTCTGCCGATTGCCGGGCTTATGATTGCTGTCGCGCCGCTCAGCGGCTGCAACATCCTGATCCCCGATGTCGCTGCCGATTCGCCCGCCCGCTTCGTCCAGGAAACCTCGCCGGTCTTCTATCAGCCGCCGGGCGTCGATCCGCGCCGGGTGCGGCCGATCCCCGATCAGCCGGTGCCGCAGACGCGCGAGCTTTACAAGACCCAGTTCCACCAGACCTACGGCCTGCCGCTCACCAATCCCGTGCATATGGCGATGTATGGCGAGCAGCGCGTCGAGGATTTCACTCTGCCGGCGATCCCGGTCAGCCGCATCCAGCCGCAGTTCCTGCGCCAGGAGGTCGATTACCAGACGACCGAGCGCCCTGGCACCGTCGTCGTCGATACCAAGGCGCGTTTCCTCTATTTGGTCGAGGCTAACGGCAAGGCGATGCGCTACGGCGTCGGCCTCGGCCGCGACGGTTACGCCTGGTCGGGCCGCGGCGTCATTCAGTGGAAGCAGAAATGGCCGCGCTGGACGCCGCCGGTCGAAATGGTCTCGCGCCAGCCGGAAGTCCGCGCCTTTTCGGCGGAAAACGGCGGCATGAATCCCGGGCTTCAGAACCCGCTCGGCGCGCGCGCCATGTATATCTTCAAGGACGGCCAGGATACGCTCTATCGCATTCACGGCACGCCCGACTGGCAGTCGATCGGCAAGGCGACATCGTCGGGCTGCGTGCGCATGCTGAACCAGGATGTCGTCGATCTCTACGACCGGCTTCCTGCCAAGGCCGAGATCGTTGTGATGTAG
- a CDS encoding L,D-transpeptidase: protein MSSDRHLSRRSFLSLSALTAASALTGCASSVNTVTSGDTSIIYRSPMRLFQSPGASSVPSGPELAVMYGPIEDGGFLIPAVPYEEIDPRYYRQRVLDPTGQPPGTIVVDTPSRFLYLVQADGMAMRYGVGIGREGFAWQGSGVIQWRQKWPRWKPPNEMVARQPELVKYSIENGGMEPGLKNPLGARALYIFSNGEDTLYRLHGNPDWRSIGKAVSSGCVRLLNQDIIDLYDRVPTKAPIVVWQ from the coding sequence ATGAGTTCCGATAGACATCTTTCCCGCCGCAGCTTTCTTTCCCTTTCGGCTCTGACGGCAGCCTCTGCGCTCACCGGCTGCGCCTCCTCCGTCAACACAGTGACATCGGGCGATACTTCGATCATTTACCGCTCGCCCATGCGCCTGTTCCAGTCGCCTGGTGCCTCCAGCGTGCCGAGCGGGCCTGAGCTTGCCGTCATGTACGGCCCGATCGAGGACGGCGGCTTCCTCATTCCCGCCGTTCCCTATGAAGAGATCGATCCGCGCTATTATCGACAGCGTGTCCTCGACCCCACCGGCCAGCCGCCCGGCACCATCGTCGTCGATACGCCGTCGCGTTTCCTCTATCTCGTCCAGGCCGATGGAATGGCGATGCGCTACGGCGTCGGCATCGGCCGCGAGGGTTTCGCCTGGCAGGGATCGGGCGTCATCCAGTGGCGTCAGAAATGGCCGCGTTGGAAGCCGCCGAACGAGATGGTTGCCCGCCAGCCGGAACTGGTCAAATACTCGATCGAGAACGGCGGCATGGAGCCGGGCCTGAAGAACCCGCTCGGCGCCCGCGCCCTCTATATCTTCTCGAACGGCGAGGACACGCTCTATCGCCTGCACGGCAATCCCGACTGGCGCTCGATCGGCAAGGCCGTCTCCTCGGGCTGTGTCAGGCTCTTGAACCAGGATATCATCGATCTCTACGACCGCGTTCCGACAAAGGCGCCGATCGTCGTCTGGCAGTGA
- a CDS encoding cold-shock protein: MNSGVVKWFNGTKGFGFIQPDDGSTDVFVHISAVERAGMRELTEGQKVRYDLVRDKRSGKSAADNLQAA, from the coding sequence ATGAATTCAGGCGTAGTCAAATGGTTCAATGGCACCAAAGGTTTCGGTTTCATTCAGCCTGATGACGGCTCCACGGACGTTTTCGTCCATATTTCGGCAGTCGAGCGCGCTGGCATGCGCGAACTCACCGAAGGCCAGAAGGTCCGCTACGACCTGGTCCGCGACAAGCGTTCCGGCAAGAGCGCGGCCGACAACCTTCAGGCCGCATGA
- a CDS encoding cold-shock protein: MSRPSYKVGDMIVLKSGLTRTAKADKRCRIASILPNDHGHVQYRVQFTGENFERRITDDDIDIGESPRAASLEAAAKADDAEPWLKFSGIRMGK; the protein is encoded by the coding sequence ATGAGCAGACCAAGCTACAAGGTCGGCGACATGATCGTGCTGAAGTCCGGCCTGACCCGCACGGCAAAGGCAGACAAGCGATGCCGGATCGCCAGCATCCTGCCCAACGATCACGGGCACGTGCAATATCGCGTTCAGTTCACCGGCGAGAATTTCGAGCGCCGCATCACCGATGACGATATCGACATCGGGGAATCGCCACGGGCGGCGTCACTTGAGGCGGCCGCCAAAGCCGATGATGCCGAGCCGTGGCTGAAATTTTCGGGAATCCGCATGGGCAAGTAG
- the rpsU gene encoding 30S ribosomal protein S21: MQVLVRDNNVDQALRVLKKKMQREGLFREMKARSAYEKPSEKRAREKGEAVRRQRKLARKKLQREGLLPAPKKAVRAR, encoded by the coding sequence TTGCAGGTACTCGTTAGGGATAACAATGTCGATCAGGCGTTGCGCGTGCTTAAGAAAAAGATGCAGCGTGAAGGGCTTTTTCGGGAAATGAAAGCGCGCAGCGCTTATGAGAAGCCGTCGGAGAAGCGTGCCCGCGAAAAGGGGGAGGCCGTCCGCCGCCAGCGCAAACTTGCCCGCAAGAAGCTGCAGCGCGAGGGCCTGCTGCCGGCGCCGAAGAAGGCTGTCCGCGCTCGCTGA